Sequence from the Schaalia sp. 19OD2882 genome:
GGCTGACGCACAGGAAGTCTGCGGCGCCATTCGCGCGGCTTTGGCGGAAGACTTCGGCGCTGACACCGCCGAGGCGACCCGCGTGCTCTACGGCGGCTCCGCCAAGCCGGACAACATCAAGGAGCTCATGGCTCAGGCCGACATCGACGGCGCCCTGATCGGTGGGGCCTCGCTGAAGGCCGAGTCCTTCGCCGCCATGTGCCGCTTCTACGCCTGATCGGGGTGCGCCCGTCGGGGCGCCCAAGATTCACGCTGGGGGCCCGCTGCTTCGGCAGCGGGCCCCTTTGTGCACGTGGCGCAGGTCACGACAGAGATTGAAGGGGCGACATCGCAGGAGCGGCGCCGCTCACCTTCGGGCACGGCATTTGGTCGCTCACCCCGAGGGGCACCTATACTTGAGATGTTTCCGCCCTCCGTCGAATGGACCTGCCCAGTGGCCATCTTGAAGATCGTGCTGATGGTGCTCATCGCCCTTTCCAGCCTGCTCCTCGTTCTCACCATCCTCATGCACAAGGGGCGCGGCGGCGGCCTGTCCGACATGTTCGGCGGCGGCATTTCGTCGGCAGCCGGTTCCTCCGGCGTCGCCGAACGCAACCTCAACCGCATCACCATGGGTGTCATGGTCGTGTGGGTCGTCTCGGTCATCGGCTTCGGACTGGTGGTCAAGTTCGTCGGATTCTGAGCCGCACCTGAGCATTGCCGGTCCCGCCGATGGGGCCGCCTCCGACCCCGTCTTCGTCAATCGACCAGGGCGGGGTCCGGCGTCTGGCCCGGGTCGCCTTGTGGCAGGCGGCGTGGGCTGCGGCCACGACGATCCCGAATTGGTCTGCCGGATTCGAAAAGGGTGTCAGGCGAGCGCTTCGGCATCCGTCCACACGGTGCACCGGGTGGTTCGCAGCGCATGCCAGGGTGCCTCGTCACTCCACAATGCGGCCACAGGCAGGTCTTGCGGTGCGGCGCCCGAAAGGGCCCGGGCGAGCACCGGAGCCTTCGCAGCCCCGGCGGCCGCAAGCCAGAGGTGACGTGAGCCCAGAAGAACGGGCATCGACAGGGTGAGGCGCTGCCGAGGCGGCTTGGGGGAGTCCTCGACCGCCAAGACCTCGGGGGCGGAGGCGCCCATGCGGGTCCATGGATGTCCGGGGAACAATGACGCGACATGACCGTCCGGCCCCATGCCGAGGACGGTGAGGTCCAGGCGGCGTCCCACCATCTCGCGTTGCCACAGCGCCAGGAAGTCCTTGCGCGCGGCCTCGAGCTTCTGCCCGCGATCGGTGGGCATCGGTGCGGTCGCCAGTCCGGGCAAGGCGTCCAGGGCACAGCGCCCGGCCTCCTCGTCATTGCGCTCCGGGGACCCGGCGGGCACGAAACGTTCGTCCACCCACCAGATCCTCACGCGCGTCCAGTCCACCAGGTCGACGTGGGACAGCAGGTGGGGCAGGACGGTGGTGGCGACGAAGCCCCCTGCGACGGCCACCTCCACCGGATGGGGCGTGTCCCGTCGTTCATCGACGAGGGCGGCGAGGACCTGCACCGCTTCCTGCGCCAGAGCGCTGGCCAAGGCCCTCGGATCGGCGTGTACTCGCAGGTCGGGGCGTGTCATGCGAGTTCGCGCAGTTGGTGGGTCACAGGTGCGAAGGCCGCAAGGTCTTCGGAGATGAGTCGCCCGTAGAAGACATCCGGGTCCAGGCGGCGCAGCTCCTCCATGAGACAGTCCTGGACGGAGCGGCGCGGCAGGTTGACGTCGGAGACGACCAGGCCGGTCCGGTCCAGATGGGCGACGGTGCTGGACGCACTGCGGGTGAGGGAGGTGGTGGAGGAATCCTCCAGGGTGAAGTGCACGCCGGTGATGGTCAGGGCCTCCGGGTCGACCTCATGGGTGACGGGAACTTGCAGCTGGCGCCGCAGCCACAGCGCCACCAGGTACGAGGACGGGTGCGTGGCGTTGCCGGTGACGTGCACGCCCACGGGATGCGAAGGCAGGCCCGAGACGATCGTGGCCAGCAGGGCCCGCCACAAGGTGACTCCCGACCACGCCAGGTCGGTGTCACCCGGCGTGTGGACCAAGGACAGGTCGCGCAGGGTGGACACCGGGCAGTCGGTGGCCCGGGAGTCGGTGATGCGCCGAACGGCCAAGCGCCCCAGGGGGTGTTGGCCGGGATTGTCGGGTGCCTCATTGGGCCAATAGGTGACCACCGGAGTGTCCGACAGGAGCAGAGGCATGACCAGTGTGTCGAGGTCGCGCCCGGCCTCCCCCCGGGGCTCCAGGACGACGACCTCGGAGGGCCCGGCTGAGCCGCCCACCCTGATCTGGGCGTTCAGGCGCGCGCTGCCCGCGTCCTCGCCCTCGACGACGACAATGACACGGCACGGGTGCTCGCGTGAGGCCGCCTCCGAGATCTCAATGGCGCGGTCGACGTCGATCGCCTCGCGCACGACGACCAGCAGGGTCAGGACTCGCCCGCGGGCGCCAGACCCGGCCTCGTCACGCAGGCGGTCCAGGCGGGAGGCCACCTCGATGGTGGTCGTGTCCTTCAAGGTGATGATCACGGGATCCTCCAGGTGCGTCCCTCGGCGGCAAGCATTCGGTGGGCGCTCTCGGGCCCCCACGAACCCGGGCGATAGGGCTCGGGAGGGCTCGAACGTTCCCAGTGGCGCAGCACAGGGTCGAGGATCGCCCAGGACAACTCCACTTCACGCTGGTGGGGGAACAGGGGAGCGGAACCGGTCAGCGCGTCGAGGATCAGACGTTCGTAGGCCTCCGGGGAGTCCTCGGTGAAGGCATGACCGTAGGAGAAGTCCATGGTCACGTCACGCACCTGCATCTCGGTGCCCGGAACCTTGGCCCCCACCTTCAAGGTCATGCCTTCATCGGGCTGGACACGCACGACCAGCACGTTTTGACCTGTCTCACCCAACTCCGTGTTCTCGAAGGGGACGTGGGCGGCGCGTTTGAAGACCACGGCTATCTCCGTCACCCGCTTTCCCAGGCGCTTGCCGGTGCGCAGGTGGAAGGGCACTCCCGCCCAGCGGCGGGTGTCCACGTGCACGGTGATGGCCGCGAAGGTCTCGGTGTGGGAATCTGCGGGGATGCCGTCCTCGTCATGGAAGGCACGTACCCGTTCTCCACCCTGCCAGCCGCCCTCGTACTGTCCGCGGGCGGTGGTGGCATCCAGGTCATCGGGCAGGCGCAGCGCCTTGAGGACCTTCTCCTTCTCGGCCCGTAGGGAAGCGGGGCTCAGGTCCAGGGGTTCTTCCATGGCGGTCAGAGCCAGCAGTTGCAGCAGGTGGTTCTGGATGACGTCCCTGGCGGCGCCGATGCCGTCGTAGTAGCCGGCGCGTGTACCGATACCGATGGACTCCGACATGGTGATCTGGACGTGGTCGACGTAGTTCGCATTCCACAGGGGTTCGAACATCGTGTTCGCAAAGCGCATTGCCAGGACGTTCTGGACGGTTTCCTTGCCCAGGTAGTGGTCGATGCGGAAGACGTTCTCCTCGTCGAAGACGCGGCCCACCACCTCGGAGAGTTCGCGGGCCGACTCCAGGTCCGAACCGAAGGGCTTTTCGATGATGATGCGTCGCCAGGCCCCGCCCTGACGGCGATTGAGGCCCGTCTCAGCCAAACGTTCGCACACGACGGGGAACCACGAGGGAGGGATCGACAGATAGAAGGCGTGATTGCCGCCGGTTCCACGCGAGTGGTCCAGCTCCTCGACGGTGGCGGCCAGAGCCTTGTAGGCCCCGGGGTCGTCGAAGGTGCCCGAAACGAAGCGCAGACCTGCGGAGAGCTGCTTCCACGTGCGTTCGTTGAATCCTGTGCGAGCGTACTTCTCCACGCTGGAGCGCACGAAGTCGTCGAAGTCCTGTGCCGACCAGTCGCGGCGTGCGAAGCCCACCAGCGAGAAGGCAGGGTTGAGCAGTCCACGATTGGCGAGGTCGTAGATCGCGGGCACCAGTTTCTTGCGTGCAAGGTCTCCCGTGATGCCGAAGAGCACCAAGGAACAGGCCGGAGCGATCCGCGGAAGTCGGCGGTCGTCCGGGTCGTGCAGTGTCACCCTTTGGTCTGTCACGGGGGTCCTTTCGCGTCGATGGGGCTGCCACATCCCCCGAGGAATGCTATGACGGGGTCGAGGGGTCCGCCGCGCGAGTCCACCTCGCGTCCGCTGCGTGCGCGCTTGCGTGGAGTTTGAGATCCGGTCGGGAGGCGGGTGGACAAAAGGGCTGGGCCCCGGCCTCGCGGAGGGAGGACGGGGCCCAGCCGATCGGGCACAGAGGCCAATGTCACTTCGCGGCGGCGATGGACTCCTTGGCGGCGGCCACCACGTGTGCGGCGTCGAAACCGTAGTCGGCGAAGAGCTTGTCGCCCGAAGCCGACTCGCCGTAGTGCTCAAGGGAGATGCTGCGTCCGGCGTCGCCCACCAGGGAACGCCAGGACAGGGCAATGCCTGCTTCGACCGAGACGCGCGCCTTTACGGCAACCGGCAGGACGGACTCCTTGTAGTCGGCGTCCTGGGCGTCGAACCACTCCATG
This genomic interval carries:
- the zwf gene encoding glucose-6-phosphate dehydrogenase — protein: MTDQRVTLHDPDDRRLPRIAPACSLVLFGITGDLARKKLVPAIYDLANRGLLNPAFSLVGFARRDWSAQDFDDFVRSSVEKYARTGFNERTWKQLSAGLRFVSGTFDDPGAYKALAATVEELDHSRGTGGNHAFYLSIPPSWFPVVCERLAETGLNRRQGGAWRRIIIEKPFGSDLESARELSEVVGRVFDEENVFRIDHYLGKETVQNVLAMRFANTMFEPLWNANYVDHVQITMSESIGIGTRAGYYDGIGAARDVIQNHLLQLLALTAMEEPLDLSPASLRAEKEKVLKALRLPDDLDATTARGQYEGGWQGGERVRAFHDEDGIPADSHTETFAAITVHVDTRRWAGVPFHLRTGKRLGKRVTEIAVVFKRAAHVPFENTELGETGQNVLVVRVQPDEGMTLKVGAKVPGTEMQVRDVTMDFSYGHAFTEDSPEAYERLILDALTGSAPLFPHQREVELSWAILDPVLRHWERSSPPEPYRPGSWGPESAHRMLAAEGRTWRIP
- the pgl gene encoding 6-phosphogluconolactonase, whose amino-acid sequence is MTRPDLRVHADPRALASALAQEAVQVLAALVDERRDTPHPVEVAVAGGFVATTVLPHLLSHVDLVDWTRVRIWWVDERFVPAGSPERNDEEAGRCALDALPGLATAPMPTDRGQKLEAARKDFLALWQREMVGRRLDLTVLGMGPDGHVASLFPGHPWTRMGASAPEVLAVEDSPKPPRQRLTLSMPVLLGSRHLWLAAAGAAKAPVLARALSGAAPQDLPVAALWSDEAPWHALRTTRCTVWTDAEALA
- the secG gene encoding preprotein translocase subunit SecG; protein product: MAILKIVLMVLIALSSLLLVLTILMHKGRGGGLSDMFGGGISSAAGSSGVAERNLNRITMGVMVVWVVSVIGFGLVVKFVGF
- a CDS encoding glucose-6-phosphate dehydrogenase assembly protein OpcA, producing the protein MIITLKDTTTIEVASRLDRLRDEAGSGARGRVLTLLVVVREAIDVDRAIEISEAASREHPCRVIVVVEGEDAGSARLNAQIRVGGSAGPSEVVVLEPRGEAGRDLDTLVMPLLLSDTPVVTYWPNEAPDNPGQHPLGRLAVRRITDSRATDCPVSTLRDLSLVHTPGDTDLAWSGVTLWRALLATIVSGLPSHPVGVHVTGNATHPSSYLVALWLRRQLQVPVTHEVDPEALTITGVHFTLEDSSTTSLTRSASSTVAHLDRTGLVVSDVNLPRRSVQDCLMEELRRLDPDVFYGRLISEDLAAFAPVTHQLRELA